The following are encoded together in the Anoplopoma fimbria isolate UVic2021 breed Golden Eagle Sablefish chromosome 9, Afim_UVic_2022, whole genome shotgun sequence genome:
- the primpol gene encoding DNA-directed primase/polymerase protein produces the protein MRKWGDRLKKVEQLAQSFQLKPLATHYKPRLWPCQPSSVWKLFPRQSMAISFAQSCKEAVHVFALEKEKTSLGQRIFLVTSYSELWHYYRTYTESLMHCYEVIPDGAVCKLYFDLEFHKPSNKGADGKTMVSSLIQYVCDKLMEVYGIECSAKNVLNLDSSTEEKFSRHLIFNLQNAAFKDNIHMGRFIHAILHPVLSTAKSVLNVGMNSVAENSETGRLHAVSEGTPAKADELPESPQAKRLKHEEMDLKFLQVKNKDGQDCLFVDLGVYTKNRNFRLYKSSKVGKNSAFTVADDNKFIPKPEKGISEEESVFLASLVCNISFTGQRILMSDVPETKESNILRPRCQQGSATCPDSLSGCLSSPHQEVDNFVLTVIKKDGVHGSIRRWNYFASEQLLVYDIAKYRWCENVERFHKSNNIMIVVDLKEEVWYQKCHDPECRSFRSSSYPLPQEICVSYIMKLDEEDQAYLMDDAGNIELSQAPNQNPESTVCPEEAKADVWGGGQDDQDYLESLDDFEQNNGDISDQLLLNCMADFDAQ, from the exons ATGAGGAAGTGGGGAGATCGACTGAAGAAGGTTGAGCAGCTTGCTCAGTCGTTCCAGCTGAAACCTCTGGCCACACACTACAAACCTCGGCTATGGCCATGCCAGCCTTCCTCTGTCTGGAAGCTCTTTCCTCGTCAGAGTATGGCTATCAGCTTCGCTCAGAGCTGCAAAGAG GCTGTACATGTTTTTGcacttgaaaaagaaaagacatccCTGGGTCAAAGGATCTTCCTGGTTACCAGTTACAGTGAGCTGTGGCATTACTACag gaCCTACACAGAGTCCTTGATGCACTGCTATGAGGTGATACCAGATGGCGCTGTGTGTAAGCTTTACTTTGACTTGGAGTTCCACAAGCCCTCAAACAAAGGAGCTGATGGTAAAACTATGGTGTCTTCACTTATCCAG TATGTTTGTGACAAGCTAATGGAAGTGTATGGGATTGAGTGCTCTGCAAAAAATGTCCTCAATCTTGACTCGAGCACGGAAGAGAAGTTCAGTCGACATCTCATCTTCAATCTCCAAAATGCAGCTTTCAAAGACAACATACATATGG gCAGGTTTATCCATGCAATTCTTCACCCGGTCCTGAGCACAGCCAAAAGTGTACTGAATGTTGGGATGAATTCAGTggcagaaaacagtgaaacagg CAGACTCCATGCTGTCTCTGAGGGGACGCCAGCAAAGGCAGATGAGTTGCCTGAGAGTCCACAGGCCAAGAGGCTCAAGCATGAAGAGATGGACCTCAAGTTCCTCCAGGTGAAAAACAAGGATGGCCAAGACTGTTTATTTGTTGATCTTG GTGTTTACACCAAGAACAGAAATTTTCGCCTTTACAAGTCATCAAAAGTGGGAAAAAACTCTGCATTCACGGTGGCAGATGACAACAAGTTTATTCCCAAACCTGAGAAAGGAATTTCTGAAGAGGAAAGTGTGTTCCTGGCTTCCCTAGTCTGTAATATAAG TTTCACAGGTCAAAGAATTCTCATGTCAGACGTCCCAGAAACAAAGGAATCCAACATCTTGAGGCCTCGTTGCCAGCAGGGATCAGCCACATGTCCAG ATTCTCTTTCTGGCTGCCTGTCGTCGCCTCATCAAGAAGTGGACAACTTTGTATTAACCGTGATTAAAAAGGATGGCGTCCATGGGA GCATCAGACGATGGAACTACTTTGCTTCTGAACAACTGCTCGTTTACGACATCGCAAAATACCGCTGGTGTGAAAACGTGGAAAGGTTTCATAAAAGCAACAAcatcat GATTGTTGTGGACCTCAAAGAGGAAGTGTGGTACCAGAAGTGTCACGATCCCGAATGTAGGAGCTTCAGGTCCTCAA GTTACCCACTGCCACAAGAGATCTGCGTCAGCTATATCATGAAACTG GATGAAGAAGACCAGGCTTACTTAATGGATGATGCGGGCAACATTGAACTCAGCCAGGCACCAAACCAGAACCCAGAGAGCACAGTGTGTCCAGAGGAGGCAAAGGCTGACGTGTGGGGAGGTGGACAGGATGACCAGGACTACCTGGAGAGCCTGGACGACTTTGAACAAAACAATGGGGATATTTCTGATCAGCTCCTTCTCAACTGTATGGCAGATTTTGACGCCCAGTAG
- the tacr3l gene encoding tachykinin receptor 3-like has product MASERDQSNTTRNLTNQFVQPAWRIALWSVAYSTVLAVAVFGNLIVIWIILAHKRMRTVTNFFLLNLAFSDVSMAAFNTLINFIYAAHGEWYFGEVYCRFHNFFPVTAVFSSIYSMTAIAIDRYMAIIHPLKPRLSAKATIGVIVCIWSLAVVLAFPLCYFSTIRTLPRRTLCYVAWPRMADDPFMYHIIVTVLVYLLPLVVMGITYTIVGVTLWGGKIPGNSSDNYHGQLRAKRKVVKMMIIVVVTFALCWLPYHIYFIVTGLNKRLSKWKYIQQVYLSVLWLAMSSTMYNPIIYCCLNSRFRAGFKWVFRWCPFVQVSSYDELELRNTRLRPGRQSSMCTLSRVDTSILSKNKSTCSHGHRSRLNSEPNNKGS; this is encoded by the exons ATGGCCTCTGAACGGGATCAATCCAACACAACCAGGAACCTGACCAACCAGTTCGTGCAGCCCGCATGGCGCATCGCGCTCTGGTCGGTGGCTTACAGCACGGTGCTCGCGGTGGCCGTTTTTGGAAACTTGATTGTGATTTGGATTATCCTCGCACACAAGCGGATGAGGACTGTCACCAACTTCTTCCTGCTGAACTTGGCTTTCTCCGATGTTTCGATGGCTGCGTTCAACACGCTCATCAACTTCATCTACGCGGCTCACGGAGAGTGGTACTTCGGAGAGGTGTACTGCAGGTTCCACAACTTCTTCCCGGTCACCGCGGTGTTCTCCAGCATCTACTCCATGACCGCGATAGCCATCGACAG GTACATGGCCATCATCCATCCCCTGAAGCCTCGTCTGTCGGCGAAGGCCACCATAGGAGTTATCGTCTGTATCTGGAGTCTGGCCGTGGTTCTGGCCTTCCCTCTCTGCTACTTCTCCACCATCCGAACTCTGCCCCGCAGGACCCTCTGCTACGTGGCCTGGCCCCGCATGGCCGACGACCCCTTCAT GTATCATATCATAGTGACAGTTCTGGTCTACCTGCTGCCCTTAGTGGTGATGGGCATCACTTACACCATCGTGGGGGTGACTCTGTGGGGAGGGAAGATCCCAGGAAACTCATCTGATAACTATCATGGACAGCTCAGGGCTAAACGGAAG gtggtgaagatgatgatcaTCGTAGTGGTGACCTTTGCCCTCTGCTGGCTGCCCTATCACATCTACTTCATTGTGACGGGTCTCAACAAGCGTCTGAGCAAGTGGAAGTACATCCAGCAGGTTTACCTGTCAGTGCTGTGGCTGGCAATGAGCTCCACCATGTACAACCCCATCATCTACTGCTGCCTTAACAGCAG GTTCCGGGCCGGCTTCAAGTGGGTCTTCCGTTGGTGTCCCTTTGTCCAGGTCTCAAGCTACGACGAGCTGGAGCTCCGAAACACAAGACTTCGACCGGGTCGCCAGAGCAGCATGTGCACCCTCTCTCGGGTTGACACCAGCATCCTCAGCAAAAACAAGAGCACTTGTTCCCATGGACACAGGTCAAGACTCAACTCTGAGCCCAACAATAAAGGCAGTTAG
- the si:ch211-145b13.6 gene encoding ecto-ADP-ribosyltransferase 5, producing MWDTRKLLLTAIVFYYKMTVGSAKLMDMAPDAVDYTYNGCRKEAMEKFINLGLLRQELNNNEEFQKAWDHASTDCLKLIPGGTKEHTAALLAYADGTETFTKMFDNAVETMGGNVSIYDNDFHFKSLHFLLMDSMLLRSTRQCKTLHIVQETKWEAKKGSKVKFGKFTKVYSSYSEVKEMEDLAGLFVFNITSCFFVNLGNICRQEGKALLSPAEVFTVEAVVSIADEINESDHTEIVLKHSELDTSDNCYSLSGSPADVSAQWLVLMLVPLSHFFFNY from the exons ATGTGGGACACAAGAAAACTGCTTCTTACTGCAATTGTTTTCTACTACAAA ATGACTGTGGGGAGCGCAAAACTGATGGACATGGCTCCAGATGCTGTAGATTACACGTACAATGGATGCCGTAAAGAGGCCATGGAGAAGTTCATCAATTTAGGCCTCTTAAGACAAGAGCTGAACAATAATGAGGAATTCCAGAAAGCATGGGATCATGCAAGTACTGATTGTTTGAAGCTGATCCCTGGAGGAACAAAAGAACACACTGCTGCGCTGTTGGCATATGCTGATGGAACTGAAACATTTACAAAGATGTTTGACAATGCAGTAGAAACAATGGGCGGAAATGTTAGTATCTATGACAACGACTTCCATTTCAAGTCCCTTCACTTCCTGCTCATGGATTCAATGTTGCTGCGGAGTACTCGACAGTGTAAGACTCTGCATATTGTCCAAGAAACAAAATGGGAAGCAAAAAAGGGCTCAAAGGTGAAATTTGGAAAGTTCACCAAAGTTTATAGCAGCTACAGTGAAGTAAAGGAAATGGAAGATTTGGCGGGGCTATTCGTCTTTAATATTACTTCTTGCTTCTTTGTCAACCTGGGAAACATATGCAGACAAGAGGGTAAAGCACTCTTATCTCCAGCAGAAGTGTTCACTGTGGAGGCAGTAGTTAGTATAGCTGACGAGATTAATGAGTCTGATCACACTGAGATCGTTTTGAAACACTCAGAGCTGGACACATCGGACAACTGTTACAGTCTGTCAGG GTCCCCAGCTGATGTCTCCGCCCAGTGGCTTGTATTGATGCTTGTGCCTTTatctcattttttctttaactattga